Proteins encoded in a region of the Triticum dicoccoides isolate Atlit2015 ecotype Zavitan chromosome 3A, WEW_v2.0, whole genome shotgun sequence genome:
- the LOC119272034 gene encoding probable carboxylesterase 15: protein MRSRRTACLGSFAQPPFHTFCLRAAAELPAVVLSVQYRLAPEHRLPAAINDGAAFLSWLRGQAELGAGADPWLARTFLSGDSAGANLAHHVTVRAASGQIAVSPARVVGYILLSAFFAGAERTVTEADLPAGVSLTTAMADQLWRMSLPVGASLDHPLANPFGPESPSLAPVELPPALVVAPLSDVLRDRVLGYGARLKDMGKAVEVVQFEGEQHGFSVRQPFGEAADELLRVIKRFVYRGN from the coding sequence ATGCGGTCACGTCGTACTGCATGCCTCGGCTCCTTCGCGCAGCCGCCCTTCCACACGTtctgcctccgcgccgccgccgagctcccgGCCGTCGTGTTGTCCGTGCAGTACCGCCTCGCCCCCGAGCACCGCCTCCCCGCGGCCATCAACGACGGCGCAGCTTTCTTGTCCTGGCTGCGCGGCCAGGCCGAGCTTGGTGCCGGCGCCGACCCGTGGCTCGCCCGGACGTTCCTCTCCGGCGACTCGGCGGGTGCCAACCTGGCCCACCACGTCACGGTCCGCGCAGCGTCGGGGCAGATCGCGGTCAGCCCGGCGCGCGTCGTCGGGTACATCCTCCTCTCCGCGTTCTTCGCTGGGGCCGAGCGCACGGTGACGGAGGCCGACCTGCCGGCGGGCGTGTCCCTGACGACCGCGATGGCCGACCAGCTCTGGCGCATGTCGCTGCCGGTGGGGGCTAGCTTGGACCACCCGCTGGCCAACCCGTTCGGCCCGGAGAGCCCGAGCCTCGCGCCGGTGGAGCTCCCGCCGGCGCTCGTCGTGGCGCCGTTGAGCGACGTGCTCCGCGACCGCGTGCTGGGCTACGGGGCGAGGCTGAAGGACATGGGGAAGGCCGTCGAGGTTGTCCAGTTCGAGGGGGAGCAGCATGGCTTCTCCGTCCGCCAGCCGTTCGGCGAGGCGGCCGACGAGTTGCTGCGGGTGATCAAGCGGTTCGTCTACCGCGGCAACTGA